The Coraliomargarita parva genome contains a region encoding:
- a CDS encoding cytochrome c3 family protein, translated as MSRKSSLSYFNNWISLCGAVIAIGSAFSFIFLFVMDLFAGHSNAYLGILTYIASPAFLILGMGLMLVGWFLHRRQILRNESGISALTFSLNLANRSDRKKFIIFTAGTFIFLILSAIGSYKTYHVTESVEFCGEVCHAVMEPEYTTYQTGAHARVACVECHIGSGAEWYVKSKLSGLYQVYSVALDKYNRPIETPVHNLRPARDTCEACHWPEKFTGNLDRTYPHFLADDENTPFTVRMSLNVGGADPRRGAAEGIHWHMSASNMVEFIAEDEQLQTIPWIRVTYPDGSVAEYVTPDFEGNPADYEIHKMDCMDCHNRPAHVFKPPSELVDQSLYLGQLPTELSGVKRLAVELLTGEYADSAEALAAIEAGLTEAYEGDELLTAGIQELQGIYAANFFPKMKADWSAYPNNIGHMNWPGCFRCHDDMHSTKDGSRTVEMSNCNSCHSILAQGSTSEELRTLHPDGVEFKHPGGDVEGFLCSDCHDGTLAE; from the coding sequence ATGAGCCGGAAATCAAGCCTGTCCTATTTTAACAACTGGATCAGCCTCTGTGGCGCAGTCATCGCGATCGGAAGTGCGTTCTCATTCATCTTCCTCTTCGTGATGGACCTCTTTGCCGGGCACAGCAATGCCTACCTCGGTATCCTGACCTACATTGCCTCCCCCGCCTTTCTCATCCTCGGCATGGGCTTGATGCTCGTGGGCTGGTTTCTGCACCGCCGGCAAATCCTGCGCAATGAATCGGGTATTTCGGCGCTGACCTTCTCGCTCAATCTCGCGAACCGCAGCGACCGGAAAAAATTCATCATCTTCACTGCGGGGACCTTCATCTTCCTTATTCTCTCGGCCATCGGCAGCTACAAGACCTATCATGTCACTGAATCCGTGGAGTTCTGCGGCGAGGTCTGCCACGCGGTCATGGAGCCTGAATACACCACCTACCAGACCGGTGCCCATGCCCGTGTCGCCTGCGTGGAGTGCCACATCGGCTCAGGAGCGGAATGGTACGTCAAATCCAAGCTGAGCGGGCTCTACCAAGTCTATTCCGTCGCCCTCGATAAATACAACCGCCCAATCGAGACACCGGTCCATAACCTGCGTCCGGCACGCGACACCTGCGAAGCCTGCCACTGGCCGGAGAAATTCACCGGCAACCTGGACCGCACTTACCCCCACTTTCTCGCCGACGACGAAAACACGCCTTTTACCGTACGAATGTCGCTCAATGTCGGCGGTGCGGATCCCCGTCGCGGTGCGGCCGAGGGCATCCACTGGCACATGAGCGCCAGCAATATGGTCGAATTCATTGCGGAGGATGAACAGCTGCAAACCATTCCATGGATCCGGGTGACCTATCCCGACGGCTCCGTTGCGGAATACGTCACCCCGGATTTCGAAGGCAACCCTGCAGACTACGAAATCCACAAGATGGACTGCATGGACTGCCACAATCGGCCGGCCCACGTATTCAAGCCCCCCTCGGAACTGGTCGACCAGTCCCTCTACCTCGGCCAACTCCCCACCGAGCTGTCCGGTGTCAAGCGCCTCGCCGTAGAGTTGCTGACCGGTGAATACGCAGATAGCGCCGAAGCCTTGGCCGCCATCGAAGCCGGTCTCACCGAGGCCTACGAAGGCGATGAGCTTCTGACTGCGGGCATCCAGGAGCTACAGGGCATCTACGCGGCGAACTTCTTCCCCAAGATGAAGGCGGACTGGTCCGCCTACCCGAACAACATCGGGCACATGAACTGGCCGGGATGCTTCCGCTGCCACGACGATATGCACAGCACCAAGGACGGTTCCCGCACCGTGGAAATGTCCAACTGCAACAGCTGCCATTCCATCCTGGCCCAGGGCTCCACCTCGGAGGAACTGCGCACCCTCCATCCGGACGGCGTGGAATTCAAGCACCCCGGCGGCGACGTCGAAGGTTTTTTATGTAGCGATTGCCATGACGGCACGCTGGCCGAATGA
- a CDS encoding c-type cytochrome, with the protein MKTIRISLLGLTALAFSSLNLLADSEAIDATAVWKANCKKCHAEDGSGATKIGQKLGIKDYTDANVQASMTDEEIVKTTKEGVFDGGKKKMPPYAEKLSEEEIQAMVPLIRSFAK; encoded by the coding sequence ATGAAAACTATTCGTATTTCCCTTCTGGGCCTGACCGCCCTCGCCTTCTCCAGCCTCAACCTGCTGGCAGACTCCGAAGCGATTGATGCCACCGCAGTCTGGAAAGCCAACTGCAAGAAATGCCACGCCGAGGATGGCAGCGGTGCGACCAAAATCGGCCAAAAGCTCGGCATCAAGGACTACACCGATGCCAACGTCCAGGCTTCAATGACCGACGAGGAAATCGTCAAGACCACAAAGGAAGGCGTGTTCGACGGCGGTAAAAAGAAAATGCCGCCCTATGCCGAAAAATTGAGCGAGGAAGAAATTCAGGCAATGGTGCCATTGATTCGCTCTTTTGCAAAGTAA
- a CDS encoding PfkB family carbohydrate kinase, translated as MDNKTLTLKELKDKAASVGCKKALVGIDGFVDKIVHPVDQRYGPGEHFKAIPTIADFGARISSAAGKSANIELAPVVEKLGGNGPIMANAQYAQGVEVTYLGALGKEYIHPVFEEFAEKTNAISITDPGITHAAEFEDGKIMLGMMASLDEINYEHIVGAMGADELAKVFGESDCIAMVNWTMIPYLSDVFNDFLNRLLPHVKPNPNRIFFFDLADPEKRSREDLHAVLNIFGKFEAFGKVILGLNYREAEQIDELLGFEKLEKNPENLQAMAVRIRETLKVDTVVIHPVECAVCATEEGSFYAAGPLCQKPKITTGAGDHFNSGFVTARMLGMSPLAALTVAVSTSGFYVRTAVSPSLDEIATFISNWED; from the coding sequence ATGGATAATAAGACCCTGACCCTAAAAGAACTGAAAGATAAAGCTGCCTCCGTCGGCTGTAAAAAAGCCCTGGTTGGTATTGACGGTTTCGTGGACAAGATTGTCCATCCCGTCGATCAGCGTTACGGTCCGGGTGAACATTTCAAAGCCATCCCCACGATTGCGGATTTCGGGGCGCGTATCAGCTCCGCCGCAGGCAAAAGCGCCAACATCGAGCTCGCGCCGGTGGTTGAAAAACTGGGCGGCAACGGGCCCATCATGGCCAACGCACAGTATGCACAGGGCGTCGAGGTGACGTACTTGGGGGCACTGGGCAAGGAATACATCCACCCCGTTTTCGAGGAATTCGCCGAGAAGACCAACGCAATATCGATTACAGACCCGGGCATCACCCACGCCGCGGAGTTTGAAGACGGCAAGATCATGCTCGGCATGATGGCCAGCCTCGATGAAATCAACTACGAGCATATCGTCGGCGCCATGGGTGCAGACGAATTGGCCAAGGTATTCGGGGAGTCCGATTGCATCGCCATGGTCAACTGGACCATGATCCCCTACCTCTCCGACGTCTTTAACGATTTTCTCAACCGGCTCCTTCCCCATGTGAAGCCCAACCCGAACCGGATCTTCTTCTTCGACTTGGCCGACCCGGAAAAGCGCTCCCGCGAGGACCTGCACGCAGTCTTGAATATTTTCGGCAAGTTTGAGGCCTTCGGCAAAGTGATCCTCGGCCTGAACTACCGTGAAGCCGAGCAAATCGACGAGCTGCTGGGCTTCGAGAAGTTGGAGAAGAACCCGGAAAACCTCCAAGCCATGGCCGTCCGTATCCGCGAGACACTGAAGGTCGATACCGTAGTGATCCACCCGGTGGAGTGTGCCGTCTGTGCGACGGAGGAAGGCAGCTTCTACGCCGCCGGCCCCCTTTGCCAAAAGCCGAAGATCACCACCGGTGCCGGCGACCATTTCAACTCCGGCTTCGTCACCGCCCGCATGTTGGGAATGTCCCCGCTGGCAGCCCTCACTGTCGCGGTTTCCACCTCTGGCTTCTACGTCCGCACCGCAGTCAGCCCTTCGCTCGACGAAATCGCCACCTTTATCAGCAACTGGGAAGACTAA
- the ccsA gene encoding cytochrome c biogenesis protein has protein sequence MNALYRYFASLRLTVWLLLASLALVFFGTLDQVDLGVRGAQMKYFESLLTTWGYPQSWPLGQYLHVVHLPIPGGYLLGPLLVLNLACAHFRHFRPRWSLGGIVCIHFGILLLIFSQLATQLLQEEDYIWFEEGQSVRHLTSFHADELAVIDMTAPDTDTVVAIPAELLRPKTPVQSPDLPFTVETLHYYSNAAILPGNPAMGNNVPIADKGLAGSRGFTVRALEPTYKSNERNGTTAYIRLRDGETVLGTWLVSNLFETSMPLQTFQYKGRDYGLSLRFAQKPLPFRMTLLDFRHDRYPGTEIPNNFSSLIGIEDTDTGESREVLIKMNHPLRFAGLTFYQSGFGQDAMGRADRASRLQVVRNPGWLGPYFACTLVSIGMVWQFCWGLLKFSRRRKTSATAAKAQRGPAASRSIPALVLSGLLALTAGSILYKALTGGPIGGDAYAAYDMKSFARLPLLDGGRLKPLDSLARNTLLLTRAKQTALNAEGKRIPALISLADLLFKAEDAAQYKMFRVDNPDLLDLLGQPNTETAHLSYSVLEPQLRKIDEQAKLVPEEAQERSPYHSALLKLHRSLIRYQSLQNGILPQIGGQHALEPMLDHLIERNKETAPRDDAAAAAFLRQQNRGSGLLLIPTENPLLKAEDMEHWTTPGMALLGSTVRAEADPVLRGYLQLADAWRADDAESFNRALSSIHQEIGTRLPGTQARSATEVRFNQWQPFYRSLELYILSFIAIALFWMLGNPFLARTAVGIAVVSLILHTAGLAARIYLSGYAPVTNLYSSSVFVGWAAVLLALPFERVFRNGLATAAASLTGFTTLIIAHNLAASGGNDTMEMMRAVLDSNFWLSTHVTTITIGYSATFLAGALGILYIVLQHLPGQPDNETSGTLHRMVYGVLCFALLFSFVGTILGGIWADQSWGRFWGWDPKENGALMIVLWNALILHGLRTTMVDTAQLMRLAVAGNIVTSWSWFGTNMLGVGLHSYGFMDKAFLWLMAFWISQAVLIGLSCLRPGKKRHATAA, from the coding sequence GTGAATGCCCTCTACAGATACTTCGCCTCACTCCGTCTAACTGTCTGGCTCCTGCTGGCCTCCCTCGCACTGGTGTTCTTCGGGACCCTTGACCAGGTTGACCTGGGAGTCCGGGGGGCGCAGATGAAATATTTCGAGAGCCTGCTCACCACCTGGGGCTACCCGCAGTCCTGGCCACTGGGACAGTACCTGCACGTCGTGCACCTGCCCATCCCCGGCGGCTACCTTCTCGGGCCGTTGCTGGTCCTGAATCTAGCCTGTGCACACTTCAGGCATTTTAGGCCCCGCTGGTCCCTCGGAGGCATCGTCTGCATTCACTTCGGCATCCTTCTGCTGATCTTCAGTCAGCTCGCCACCCAACTCCTGCAGGAAGAGGATTACATCTGGTTTGAAGAGGGGCAAAGCGTTCGTCACCTCACGAGTTTTCATGCGGATGAACTGGCGGTAATCGACATGACTGCCCCGGACACGGACACTGTGGTCGCGATTCCGGCCGAACTTCTACGCCCCAAAACTCCCGTCCAGTCTCCGGATCTGCCCTTTACCGTCGAAACCCTTCATTACTATTCGAACGCGGCAATCCTCCCCGGGAACCCTGCGATGGGAAACAACGTCCCCATTGCGGACAAAGGCCTCGCGGGAAGCCGGGGCTTTACCGTCCGCGCCCTCGAGCCAACCTACAAAAGCAACGAACGTAACGGCACCACCGCGTACATCCGCTTGCGGGATGGTGAAACGGTTCTCGGCACCTGGCTGGTCAGCAATCTGTTCGAGACCAGCATGCCCCTCCAGACATTCCAATACAAGGGACGCGACTACGGGCTGAGCCTGCGCTTTGCCCAAAAGCCACTGCCCTTCAGGATGACGCTCCTCGACTTCAGGCATGACCGCTACCCCGGCACCGAGATCCCCAACAACTTTTCCAGCCTGATCGGTATCGAGGATACCGATACCGGGGAATCCCGCGAGGTCCTGATCAAGATGAACCATCCGCTGCGTTTCGCCGGGCTCACCTTCTACCAGTCAGGCTTCGGGCAGGACGCCATGGGACGTGCCGATCGCGCCTCCCGCTTGCAGGTGGTTCGCAACCCCGGATGGCTCGGCCCCTACTTTGCCTGCACCCTCGTCTCCATCGGCATGGTCTGGCAGTTCTGCTGGGGCCTCTTGAAATTTTCCCGGCGGCGAAAAACCTCCGCAACCGCGGCCAAGGCGCAGCGGGGTCCCGCCGCGAGCCGCAGCATTCCAGCCCTCGTCCTTTCAGGCCTGCTGGCACTGACCGCCGGCTCCATCCTCTACAAAGCCCTGACCGGCGGGCCGATTGGCGGCGACGCCTATGCCGCCTATGACATGAAAAGCTTTGCCCGTCTGCCGCTGCTGGACGGAGGCCGTTTGAAACCGCTCGACAGCCTGGCCCGGAACACCCTGCTGCTGACCCGGGCGAAGCAAACCGCACTCAATGCCGAAGGCAAACGCATCCCGGCCCTCATCTCACTGGCCGACCTTCTCTTCAAGGCGGAGGACGCCGCCCAGTACAAAATGTTCCGGGTCGACAATCCGGACCTGCTCGACCTGCTCGGCCAGCCCAACACCGAAACCGCCCATTTATCCTACAGCGTACTGGAGCCGCAACTACGCAAGATTGACGAACAGGCCAAGCTGGTGCCGGAGGAAGCCCAGGAGCGCAGCCCCTACCACAGCGCCCTGCTCAAGCTCCACCGCAGCCTGATCCGCTACCAGAGCCTGCAGAACGGCATTCTCCCACAGATCGGAGGACAACATGCCCTCGAACCCATGCTCGACCATTTGATCGAGCGCAACAAGGAGACCGCCCCGCGGGATGATGCCGCGGCAGCCGCATTCCTGAGGCAACAGAACCGGGGCAGCGGCCTCCTCCTCATCCCCACCGAGAATCCACTCTTGAAGGCCGAGGACATGGAGCATTGGACCACCCCCGGCATGGCACTGCTCGGTTCGACCGTCCGGGCCGAAGCGGACCCCGTCTTGAGGGGCTACCTGCAACTCGCGGATGCCTGGCGTGCGGATGATGCGGAAAGCTTCAACCGCGCCCTCTCAAGCATCCATCAGGAAATCGGCACACGCCTCCCCGGCACCCAGGCCCGGAGTGCGACCGAAGTGCGCTTCAACCAATGGCAGCCCTTCTACCGGAGCCTGGAACTCTACATTCTATCCTTCATCGCCATCGCGCTCTTCTGGATGCTGGGCAATCCGTTCCTCGCACGGACCGCCGTCGGGATCGCAGTGGTCTCACTCATCCTGCATACGGCAGGCTTGGCCGCACGCATCTACCTGAGCGGGTATGCGCCGGTGACGAATCTCTATTCAAGCAGCGTCTTTGTCGGCTGGGCTGCGGTCCTACTGGCCCTTCCCTTCGAGCGTGTCTTCCGTAACGGCCTCGCCACCGCCGCCGCCAGCCTCACAGGATTCACCACCCTGATCATCGCACACAACCTGGCCGCAAGCGGCGGAAACGACACCATGGAAATGATGCGGGCTGTTCTCGACTCGAACTTTTGGCTCTCCACCCACGTCACAACCATCACGATCGGTTACTCAGCCACATTCCTGGCGGGCGCTCTGGGTATTCTCTACATCGTCCTGCAACACCTTCCCGGCCAGCCCGACAACGAAACCTCCGGAACCCTGCACCGCATGGTCTACGGTGTCTTGTGCTTCGCCCTGCTCTTCAGCTTTGTCGGCACCATTCTGGGTGGAATCTGGGCGGACCAGTCCTGGGGGCGCTTCTGGGGCTGGGACCCGAAGGAAAACGGGGCCTTGATGATCGTCCTCTGGAATGCCCTTATTCTCCACGGGCTGCGCACCACGATGGTCGATACGGCACAATTGATGCGTCTGGCCGTGGCGGGGAACATCGTCACCAGTTGGTCCTGGTTCGGCACCAACATGCTGGGTGTCGGGCTCCACAGCTACGGTTTTATGGACAAGGCCTTCCTCTGGCTCATGGCCTTCTGGATCAGCCAGGCAGTACTAATCGGGCTCAGCTGCCTGCGGCCGGGAAAGAAGAGGCACGCAACCGCGGCATAG
- the tmk gene encoding dTMP kinase produces the protein MAGLFISFEGTEGCGKSTQIRRLSERLQAVGQEVVQTREPGGTALGEAIRHLLQHDPAGEAMCPEAELLLFTASRAQITRELIEPARMSGKCVLCDRFMDSTTVYQGVARKLAAVDVASINRFAVGTTKPDLTVLIDLDAETGLSRAHARAEGPDRMERESLAFFNAVRQGYLNLAEAEADRFLVIDGRQTIDAIEAEIWSAVEAKLKL, from the coding sequence GTGGCCGGTCTTTTTATCAGCTTCGAAGGTACGGAAGGCTGCGGTAAATCCACCCAGATCCGCCGTTTGTCGGAGCGCTTGCAAGCCGTTGGTCAGGAGGTCGTGCAGACGCGCGAACCGGGTGGCACAGCGCTCGGCGAAGCCATCCGTCATCTCCTGCAGCATGACCCGGCCGGCGAGGCCATGTGCCCGGAAGCGGAACTCCTGCTATTCACCGCGAGCCGAGCCCAAATCACCCGTGAATTAATCGAACCGGCACGCATGTCCGGCAAGTGTGTGCTCTGCGACCGCTTCATGGACTCGACCACGGTCTATCAGGGCGTCGCCCGTAAACTTGCAGCTGTCGATGTCGCAAGCATCAACCGGTTCGCCGTCGGAACGACCAAGCCCGACCTCACCGTCCTGATCGATCTGGACGCGGAGACCGGCCTGTCCCGGGCCCACGCACGGGCCGAAGGGCCCGATCGAATGGAACGGGAGTCGCTGGCCTTCTTCAATGCCGTCCGGCAAGGCTACCTGAACCTCGCCGAGGCCGAAGCGGACCGCTTCCTGGTTATCGACGGCCGCCAAACCATCGATGCGATCGAGGCGGAGATCTGGTCGGCGGTCGAAGCCAAACTCAAGTTGTAA